One stretch of Syntrophorhabdaceae bacterium DNA includes these proteins:
- a CDS encoding tetratricopeptide repeat protein: protein MKYKIFILFFALFILMYLYLDNLNPQSVKLYIGYGKHYETNISGFVVLSFILGMLVAILISIFLDLKRVLINWKTGRKEKRLDELTESFEKAKAYILRGDNEKAIESLNRLIRRNPDFEKPYTYLANIYISTKELENALDVLKQAEINIGKKENILFKKVRVNRTLKNLKDAEEDLKEILNMNESNIDALTILRDLYIEQRDWDKAYEIQKKIRRFVKSDDEIRRFIGIRYERILNEFTKNFYGDGDKIIKDLKEIIGEDRTFVPAYLLLAEVYKKTRKLNEAGRVYGRGYTKTGHIIFLLKMEDLYIQRGDPEVILKIYRRILDMSPKNYLITFLYARLCLRLEMIDEAIDMLNSLIADGIDFSGLHRAMAEAYIHRAEISKAVEEFKKAFPIEKVYIPFRCDNCHASMEYWQDFCPDCFRWNTINVQTDDFLKSVSKDSSELKLIYETNEWEKEEPMEGENRYV from the coding sequence ATGAAGTATAAAATATTTATTCTATTTTTTGCCCTTTTTATCCTCATGTATCTATACTTGGATAATCTAAACCCTCAAAGTGTGAAGCTGTATATAGGCTATGGAAAACATTACGAGACAAATATATCAGGTTTCGTTGTATTGTCCTTTATTTTAGGTATGCTGGTAGCCATTTTGATCAGTATCTTTCTCGATCTTAAAAGGGTATTGATTAATTGGAAGACTGGCAGGAAAGAAAAAAGATTGGATGAACTTACAGAATCTTTTGAAAAGGCAAAGGCATATATATTAAGAGGGGATAATGAAAAGGCGATTGAAAGCTTAAATAGACTTATAAGAAGAAACCCAGATTTTGAAAAGCCATATACCTATCTTGCAAATATTTACATATCTACAAAGGAGCTGGAAAATGCCCTCGATGTCTTGAAACAAGCAGAGATAAATATCGGGAAAAAGGAGAATATACTCTTTAAAAAGGTTAGAGTTAATAGAACTCTCAAAAATCTTAAGGATGCAGAGGAAGACCTTAAAGAAATTTTGAATATGAATGAATCAAATATAGATGCCTTGACAATCTTAAGGGATCTATATATTGAGCAGAGGGATTGGGATAAAGCTTACGAAATTCAGAAAAAGATAAGAAGATTTGTAAAGAGTGATGATGAGATCAGAAGATTCATTGGTATCAGGTATGAAAGGATATTGAATGAATTCACAAAGAATTTTTATGGTGATGGAGATAAGATTATAAAGGATTTAAAAGAGATTATCGGTGAAGATAGAACTTTTGTCCCTGCATATCTGCTTTTGGCAGAGGTCTATAAAAAGACAAGAAAGTTAAACGAGGCAGGAAGAGTCTATGGTAGAGGCTACACAAAAACAGGGCATATAATATTTCTTCTGAAGATGGAAGACCTTTATATACAAAGGGGGGACCCTGAGGTTATCCTCAAGATTTACAGAAGGATACTTGATATGTCCCCAAAAAACTATTTAATTACCTTTTTATACGCAAGGTTATGTCTTAGGCTTGAGATGATAGATGAGGCAATCGATATGCTGAATTCATTGATTGCAGATGGTATTGATTTTAGTGGACTCCACCGAGCTATGGCAGAGGCATATATACACAGAGCAGAGATATCAAAGGCAGTGGAAGAATTCAAAAAGGCATTTCCCATAGAAAAGGTTTATATACCCTTTAGATGCGATAACTGCCATGCAAGCATGGAATACTGGCAGGATTTTTGTCCTGATTGTTTTAGATGGAATACTATAAATGTCCAGACAGATGATTTTCTGAAAAGCGTATCTAAGGATTCATCGGAATTGAAACTCATATATGAAACGAATGAATGGGAAAAAGAAGAACCTATGGAAGGCGAGAACAGATACGTCTAA
- a CDS encoding TraR/DksA family transcriptional regulator, translating to MDKKRQEVFKKRLLEMRRDILNKAKKLKEDSYSLGTDGIQDMADAASNTYNVDILMSISDNDIKLLKEIDNAIDKIDSGTYGICEECEEEINEKRLDANPVARYCINCKRLMEQKRTWPNEV from the coding sequence ATGGACAAAAAAAGGCAAGAGGTTTTTAAAAAAAGACTCCTTGAGATGAGAAGGGACATTCTAAATAAGGCAAAGAAACTTAAAGAGGATTCTTATTCCCTGGGGACTGATGGGATTCAGGATATGGCTGATGCAGCAAGCAATACCTATAATGTGGATATATTGATGAGTATAAGCGATAATGATATAAAACTACTTAAAGAGATAGACAATGCTATAGACAAGATAGATAGCGGCACATATGGCATATGTGAGGAATGCGAAGAGGAAATAAATGAAAAGCGGCTTGATGCAAACCCTGTGGCAAGGTATTGCATAAACTGTAAGAGGTTAATGGAACAGAAAAGGACATGGCCAAATGAAGTATAA
- the rsfS gene encoding ribosome silencing factor translates to MDVLEKAKICSQYAEEKKAKDILLLELIGLTDIADYFLLASGTNERHVRTISEFIEESMKEMGIKPLFTEGYQEGRWVIIDYNDLIVHIFLDELRELYDLESLWIEAKQYRL, encoded by the coding sequence GTGGATGTTTTAGAAAAGGCAAAGATCTGCAGTCAATATGCAGAAGAGAAAAAGGCTAAGGATATTCTGTTATTAGAGCTTATAGGATTAACAGATATAGCAGATTATTTTTTATTAGCCAGTGGAACTAATGAGAGGCATGTGAGGACTATCTCCGAATTCATTGAAGAGTCCATGAAGGAGATGGGTATCAAACCTCTTTTTACAGAGGGTTATCAAGAGGGTAGATGGGTGATCATAGATTATAATGATTTGATTGTTCATATTTTTCTTGATGAATTGAGAGAACTTTATGACCTTGAGAGCCTTTGGATAGAAGCAAAACAGTATAGACTTTAA
- the nadD gene encoding nicotinate-nucleotide adenylyltransferase: MKVGIFGGTFDPIHNGHMRVAEEIREIFNLDVVYFVPVYIPPHKRDKDIADSHDRANMIRLAIKGNRFMKFSDIEIKRGGISYSFDTVNFFEKRYKDVYFIIGLDAFSEINTWYRYGEIFFHTNFIVMVRQVGLKNRWFNIFPEDVRGQMKHIDQNIFQHTSGRFVYFQNIIQLDISSTKIRSLLKSGRSIRYLLPDSVERYINKRGLYRD; the protein is encoded by the coding sequence ATGAAGGTGGGTATATTTGGTGGGACATTTGACCCTATCCATAATGGTCATATGAGGGTAGCTGAAGAGATAAGGGAGATATTCAACCTTGATGTTGTTTATTTCGTCCCTGTGTATATACCTCCCCACAAAAGGGATAAGGATATTGCCGATTCCCATGACAGGGCTAATATGATAAGGCTCGCCATTAAGGGAAACAGATTTATGAAATTTTCGGACATAGAAATAAAGAGAGGGGGTATATCTTATTCATTTGATACAGTGAATTTTTTTGAGAAAAGATACAAAGATGTATATTTTATAATAGGATTAGATGCCTTTTCTGAGATTAACACATGGTATAGATACGGCGAGATCTTTTTTCATACGAATTTTATTGTAATGGTAAGGCAAGTGGGTTTAAAAAATAGGTGGTTTAATATATTTCCAGAGGACGTAAGGGGTCAGATGAAACATATAGATCAAAATATCTTTCAGCATACATCAGGGAGGTTTGTATATTTCCAGAATATTATTCAGTTGGATATATCTTCCACCAAGATAAGGAGTTTGTTAAAGAGTGGCAGATCCATAAGATACCTGTTACCTGATAGTGTTGAGAGGTATATAAATAAAAGGGGGCTTTACAGAGATTAG
- a CDS encoding glutamate-5-semialdehyde dehydrogenase has translation MKPEDIAKEAKIASRVFAHLKTEAKNSVLSELKRLLSHKKDYIIEENKKDVEKARSAGLQKSIIDRLMVDEKVIKEMQKSIEDVINLPDPVGEITKTWRRPNGLLVGKMRIPIGVIFIIYESRPNVTIEAFSLCLKSGNAMILKGGSEAFFSNIALYSLIREALERESVISKGVQLVETSERDYIYRLLSLDEYIDLVIPRGGESLIRNVVEHSRIPVLKHYKGVCHIFVDESADMEMAFKVCLNAKVQKPATCNAVETLLVHESIAERFLPEMARLLRNEHVDLKGCERTRELVDDVEYAQEDDWYREYLDYILSIKIVRDMDDAIEHIRRYGSDHTDAIITRDYNNAWRFIREINSSLVIVNASTRLNDGFQLGLGAEMGISTSKLHAFGPMGLEELTVTKFIAFGDGQLRE, from the coding sequence ATGAAACCAGAAGATATTGCAAAGGAAGCAAAGATTGCATCTCGGGTGTTTGCCCATTTAAAGACTGAGGCTAAAAACAGTGTTCTTTCAGAACTTAAAAGATTATTGTCTCATAAGAAAGACTATATTATAGAGGAAAATAAAAAGGATGTGGAAAAGGCAAGGTCTGCTGGCCTACAGAAAAGCATCATAGACCGCCTGATGGTAGATGAAAAGGTAATAAAAGAGATGCAAAAGAGTATAGAGGATGTCATCAATCTACCTGACCCTGTTGGTGAGATTACAAAGACATGGAGAAGACCTAATGGTCTCCTTGTAGGAAAGATGAGGATACCTATAGGTGTTATATTTATAATTTATGAATCCAGACCTAATGTGACTATAGAGGCATTTTCTTTGTGTCTTAAAAGTGGTAATGCCATGATACTAAAGGGAGGCTCTGAGGCATTTTTTTCAAATATAGCCCTTTACAGTCTGATAAGGGAGGCCCTTGAAAGAGAATCTGTCATTTCTAAAGGTGTCCAGCTTGTTGAGACCAGTGAAAGGGATTATATATACAGATTGCTCTCTTTAGATGAGTATATAGACCTGGTAATACCAAGGGGTGGCGAGTCTCTTATAAGAAATGTGGTTGAGCATTCAAGAATCCCTGTATTAAAGCATTATAAAGGGGTATGCCATATATTTGTAGATGAATCTGCTGATATGGAGATGGCATTCAAGGTTTGCCTGAATGCAAAGGTGCAGAAACCTGCCACATGCAATGCCGTGGAGACACTCCTTGTCCATGAATCTATTGCAGAAAGATTTTTACCTGAGATGGCAAGGCTTTTAAGGAATGAGCATGTTGATTTAAAGGGGTGTGAGAGAACAAGGGAATTAGTAGATGATGTTGAATATGCCCAAGAAGATGACTGGTACCGAGAATACCTTGATTATATACTCTCTATAAAGATTGTAAGAGACATGGATGATGCCATAGAGCATATAAGAAGATATGGTTCAGACCATACTGATGCAATTATTACAAGGGATTACAATAATGCCTGGAGGTTTATAAGAGAGATAAATTCATCCCTTGTTATTGTAAATGCCTCAACAAGGCTCAACGATGGTTTTCAACTCGGGTTAGGTGCTGAGATGGGTATAAGCACCTCAAAGCTCCATGCGTTCGGGCCAATGGGGCTTGAAGAACTCACTGTTACTAAGTTTATTGCCTTTGGCGACGGGCAACTGAGGGAATAA
- the proB gene encoding glutamate 5-kinase has translation MFKPKGKKEILFKGQKSIPKRVVIKIGTSVLLDDKKKISTDMISSIGDQVKTIQKKGVKPVIVTSGAVACGMEMLNIKKKPKEIEKKQALASIGQVVLMKMYMDVFEKKGITIGQILLTHEDIASKIRCLNLMNTLNALINMDIVPVINENDALSFKEIKFGDNDNLSALIAQISNADLLLLLSDVDGLYNKDPKKYPEAKIIKLVEKIDKDIEKTAGGTRSEKSIGGMVSKLEAAKKAGYYGIPTRVVKGDIKDVVPRVIAGEEIGTLFLPKVKIARNKWWTAFAYKIKGNIDIDEGAVKAIVERGKSLLPSGIIQIDGDFSRGDCVDLRGINGKVIARGITNYSSSDIDKIKGIKSVDIEKKLGYKYTDEIIHRDNMVIL, from the coding sequence ATGTTTAAACCTAAAGGAAAAAAGGAGATTCTCTTTAAAGGACAAAAATCCATACCCAAGAGGGTTGTTATAAAGATCGGCACCTCTGTTTTGTTAGATGATAAAAAAAAGATAAGCACAGACATGATAAGTAGTATTGGAGATCAGGTAAAAACGATCCAGAAAAAGGGTGTAAAGCCTGTTATTGTTACAAGTGGTGCAGTGGCATGTGGCATGGAGATGCTTAATATAAAGAAAAAACCAAAGGAGATAGAGAAGAAGCAGGCACTTGCATCTATAGGGCAGGTGGTGTTGATGAAAATGTATATGGATGTATTTGAAAAAAAAGGCATAACCATAGGCCAGATACTCCTCACCCATGAGGATATTGCCAGTAAAATTAGGTGCCTTAATCTTATGAATACCCTAAATGCCCTTATCAATATGGATATAGTTCCTGTTATCAATGAGAACGATGCCCTCTCTTTTAAAGAGATTAAATTTGGAGATAACGATAACCTTTCTGCTCTAATAGCACAGATATCCAATGCAGATCTGCTTTTGCTATTATCTGATGTGGATGGTCTATATAATAAAGACCCTAAAAAATACCCTGAAGCAAAGATAATAAAGCTTGTAGAAAAGATAGATAAAGATATAGAAAAGACTGCAGGGGGCACAAGGAGCGAAAAGAGTATAGGTGGCATGGTAAGCAAGCTTGAGGCAGCAAAAAAGGCAGGATATTATGGTATCCCCACAAGGGTTGTCAAGGGTGATATAAAAGATGTTGTGCCAAGGGTTATAGCTGGTGAAGAGATAGGGACACTTTTTCTCCCCAAGGTAAAGATCGCAAGAAATAAATGGTGGACGGCCTTTGCTTACAAGATCAAAGGAAATATAGATATTGACGAAGGCGCTGTTAAGGCCATCGTAGAAAGAGGCAAGAGCCTTCTCCCTTCCGGTATAATACAAATTGATGGTGATTTTTCAAGGGGTGACTGCGTAGACCTGAGGGGAATAAATGGGAAGGTGATAGCAAGAGGTATAACAAATTATTCTTCTTCTGATATAGATAAGATAAAAGGTATAAAAAGTGTTGATATAGAAAAGAAACTTGGATATAAATACACGGATGAAATAATACATAGAGATAACATGGTGATATTATGA
- the obgE gene encoding GTPase ObgE, giving the protein MKFIDEAEIYVKAGNGGRGCVSFRREKFVPKGGPDGGDGGNGGDVIIRGKRDLSTLADFRYKRHYKAENGKPGSGRNKKGRDGRDIVIDLPLGTIIFDKRYPDPIYDITVDGDTFVVAKGGRGGRGNVHFVSPVHRAPLEFQEGEEGEERVLFLNLKLLSDIGIIGLPNAGKSTLISRLTNAKPKIGDYPFTTLTPTLGVLSDENINIVFSDIPGIVNGASKGRGLGLTFLKHIERSKSIIIVLDVSSPSLHQDYLMLLEELYSYNKTILEKDKTIVLNKIDLVKDHISKRWNNYFREKGLVTLEVSALKGDGIEGLKSFLKNKALNTREEIAQ; this is encoded by the coding sequence ATGAAGTTTATAGATGAAGCAGAGATTTATGTAAAAGCAGGCAATGGTGGCAGAGGCTGTGTAAGTTTCAGGAGAGAAAAATTTGTTCCAAAAGGCGGTCCTGATGGTGGCGATGGGGGAAACGGAGGAGATGTAATAATAAGAGGAAAAAGAGACCTCTCCACTCTTGCAGATTTTAGGTATAAACGTCATTATAAAGCTGAAAATGGAAAACCAGGTAGCGGTAGAAATAAAAAAGGTAGAGACGGTAGAGATATTGTAATAGACCTTCCCCTTGGAACAATAATTTTCGATAAGAGATATCCTGATCCAATATACGATATAACAGTGGATGGCGACACCTTTGTGGTAGCAAAAGGCGGCAGAGGTGGCAGAGGTAATGTCCACTTTGTATCTCCTGTGCACAGAGCCCCGTTAGAATTCCAAGAAGGTGAGGAAGGTGAAGAGAGGGTATTATTTCTCAATCTAAAACTACTCTCAGATATAGGTATTATTGGATTGCCTAATGCTGGCAAATCAACACTTATATCTCGTCTTACTAATGCAAAACCTAAGATAGGTGATTATCCCTTCACAACCTTGACTCCTACGTTAGGTGTGTTGAGTGATGAAAATATAAACATTGTGTTTTCTGATATTCCGGGTATTGTTAATGGTGCATCAAAGGGCAGGGGACTGGGACTCACATTCCTTAAACATATAGAGAGGAGCAAATCTATCATCATTGTGCTGGATGTATCTTCTCCCTCATTACACCAAGACTATTTAATGCTTCTTGAAGAGCTTTATTCATACAATAAAACAATACTTGAAAAGGACAAAACAATTGTTCTTAATAAAATTGACCTTGTAAAAGACCATATAAGCAAGAGATGGAATAATTATTTTAGAGAAAAAGGCTTAGTGACATTAGAGGTGAGCGCATTAAAAGGAGACGGTATTGAAGGGCTCAAGAGTTTTCTAAAAAATAAAGCCCTGAACACAAGGGAGGAGATTGCACAATAA
- the rpmA gene encoding 50S ribosomal protein L27 translates to MAHKKAGGSSRNGRDSKGQRLGVKLFSGQKANAGSIIVRQHGTRIHPGRNVGMGRDFTLFALKDGVVRFEESYGRKRVSIYPVE, encoded by the coding sequence ATGGCGCATAAGAAAGCAGGAGGAAGCTCAAGAAACGGAAGAGACAGCAAGGGCCAGAGGCTTGGTGTTAAGCTTTTCAGTGGACAGAAAGCAAATGCAGGAAGTATTATAGTAAGGCAGCACGGAACAAGAATTCACCCTGGAAGAAACGTAGGAATGGGAAGGGATTTTACATTATTTGCCTTAAAAGATGGTGTGGTTAGATTCGAAGAAAGCTATGGTAGAAAGAGGGTGAGTATATACCCTGTTGAATGA
- the rplU gene encoding 50S ribosomal protein L21, which translates to MYAIIENGGKQYKIMEGKKIRLEKISANTGEDIQIKEVLAINNGENTILGDPYVQGAYISGKVLGHGRLRKVTVFKYKRRKDYKKKIGHRQHFTELLVEKIYMEA; encoded by the coding sequence ATGTATGCGATTATAGAAAATGGCGGAAAACAGTATAAGATCATGGAAGGTAAAAAAATTAGACTTGAAAAGATTTCCGCTAATACAGGAGAGGATATACAGATAAAAGAGGTTTTAGCTATAAATAATGGCGAAAACACTATCCTTGGAGATCCTTATGTGCAAGGTGCCTATATAAGCGGTAAGGTTTTAGGCCATGGCAGGCTTAGAAAGGTTACAGTCTTTAAATACAAAAGGAGGAAAGATTATAAAAAGAAAATAGGTCATAGACAGCATTTTACTGAATTACTGGTAGAAAAGATTTATATGGAGGCTTGA
- a CDS encoding DUF1460 domain-containing protein codes for MFISLGKWTPDLLDKIISESNKLKDQGKRIESISQNFFETPYKNNTLKGWIDKKEQLTLSLDGVDCFTFIDYVEAMRLSDSYISFLTNLQRIRYKNSTIEFTARNHFFTDWIESNSDFVEDVTGNIGGEKARTKEKILNLKGDGSYFLPGIGTVKRRIVYIPSQYIDIEITEQLKTGDYAGIYTETPGLDVSHVGIIIRASNQTLLRHASSKKDYKKVIDEDFMEYIKNKDGLIVLRPKDNPNILDK; via the coding sequence ATGTTTATCTCCCTTGGAAAATGGACTCCTGATTTATTGGACAAAATCATATCAGAATCCAATAAACTAAAAGACCAAGGAAAAAGGATAGAATCTATTTCTCAAAATTTTTTTGAGACACCTTATAAGAACAATACATTAAAAGGATGGATAGACAAAAAGGAGCAGCTTACATTAAGTCTTGATGGTGTTGATTGCTTCACCTTTATTGATTATGTGGAGGCAATGCGTCTCTCTGACTCATACATAAGTTTTCTTACAAATCTTCAAAGGATAAGATATAAAAACAGCACCATAGAATTTACTGCAAGGAACCATTTTTTTACCGACTGGATAGAATCTAACAGCGATTTTGTAGAGGATGTGACAGGCAATATAGGGGGTGAAAAGGCGAGGACTAAGGAAAAAATCCTGAATCTAAAAGGTGATGGCTCATATTTTTTACCTGGCATAGGCACCGTAAAAAGAAGGATTGTCTATATACCTTCTCAATATATCGATATAGAGATAACAGAACAGCTAAAAACAGGGGACTATGCAGGTATTTATACAGAAACTCCAGGCCTTGATGTATCTCATGTGGGGATTATAATAAGGGCAAGTAATCAAACCTTGCTGAGACATGCATCATCGAAGAAGGATTATAAAAAGGTAATAGATGAAGATTTTATGGAATATATAAAAAATAAAGATGGTCTCATAGTCTTAAGACCGAAAGATAATCCTAATATTCTCGATAAATGA
- a CDS encoding MoxR family ATPase gives MENENKINTIIDSLSRYLQGKERPLRLALIAFFSRGHLLIEDLPGLGKTTLAIGIAKSLGLTFGRIQCTSDLLPTDITGLSIYNKSTGEFEFHPGPIFNNIVLCDEINRATPKTQSALLEAMGEKQVTIEGKTYKLPRLFSIIATQNPIEQFGTFPLPESQLDRFMMKISIGYPSNEAEKEILKVGSKREELYTIDPIMTREEADEIQKKIETGIFVSDKILDYILSIINKTRRNGYITAGLSTRGALTIMNTAKANAYFHGRDFVIPEDIKELVEYTIPHRVLFKEEYESLDKREIIKSLIEEIPTPA, from the coding sequence ATGGAAAATGAAAACAAAATTAACACGATAATAGATTCACTCTCAAGATACCTCCAGGGTAAGGAGAGGCCCTTAAGGCTTGCCTTAATAGCCTTTTTTTCCAGGGGCCATCTACTCATAGAGGACCTTCCTGGGCTGGGAAAGACAACCCTTGCCATAGGGATTGCAAAATCCCTTGGTTTGACATTCGGAAGGATCCAGTGCACCAGCGACCTTTTACCTACAGATATAACTGGCCTCTCCATTTATAATAAAAGCACAGGAGAATTTGAATTTCATCCAGGCCCTATCTTCAACAACATTGTCCTCTGTGATGAGATAAACAGGGCAACACCGAAGACCCAGAGCGCGCTCCTTGAGGCAATGGGTGAAAAACAGGTGACCATAGAAGGAAAGACCTATAAGCTGCCTCGCCTCTTTTCCATAATAGCTACTCAGAATCCCATTGAACAGTTCGGCACATTTCCCCTCCCGGAATCACAGCTTGACAGGTTCATGATGAAGATAAGCATAGGTTACCCCTCCAATGAGGCAGAAAAAGAGATTCTTAAGGTTGGAAGTAAAAGAGAGGAATTGTATACCATAGACCCAATTATGACAAGGGAGGAGGCAGATGAGATACAGAAGAAAATCGAAACAGGGATATTTGTGTCCGATAAGATACTGGATTATATACTTTCCATAATAAACAAAACAAGACGTAATGGATATATAACAGCAGGTCTCTCCACCAGGGGGGCATTAACCATAATGAATACCGCCAAGGCAAATGCCTATTTTCACGGAAGGGATTTTGTGATACCAGAGGATATAAAAGAACTTGTTGAATATACCATACCCCATAGGGTCCTCTTTAAGGAAGAATACGAAAGTCTTGATAAAAGGGAGATTATAAAATCTTTAATAGAAGAAATACCTACCCCGGCGTAA
- a CDS encoding DUF58 domain-containing protein, with translation MTIFLGISAINTGNNLVYLIVAALLSFMGISGFFGKNNLSLVDIDIEFPQEIYAGSAFPLKVTLINKKRVLPVFLMKVNIDGHTAFFPYVESKSKSSVYINISFSRRGRKGIEDLYIYSVFPFNFFTRYKRLGKKFEFIVLPQLKQCTLLALYEKDRRLRGDRTSDSTGYETDIVSIREYVYGDPMKYINWKATAKTGKLKTKELSSLLYRPVIIDFDEVAINDTEEKISCIAYSVSKLIKNNTPIGLKIKDRLYNPDITQSHKINMLRELAIYEDR, from the coding sequence TTGACCATCTTTTTGGGTATCTCTGCAATAAACACGGGGAATAATCTTGTATACCTCATAGTGGCAGCACTATTGAGTTTCATGGGCATCTCAGGTTTCTTTGGAAAAAATAACCTATCATTGGTAGATATAGACATAGAATTTCCCCAGGAGATATATGCAGGAAGTGCCTTCCCATTGAAGGTCACCCTGATAAACAAAAAAAGGGTCCTCCCTGTTTTTTTAATGAAGGTTAATATAGATGGACACACTGCGTTTTTTCCATATGTGGAATCAAAGTCAAAATCATCTGTCTATATAAATATATCTTTTTCCAGAAGGGGAAGGAAGGGGATAGAGGATCTCTATATCTACTCTGTGTTTCCCTTTAATTTTTTCACGAGATACAAAAGGCTCGGTAAAAAGTTTGAATTCATAGTATTGCCCCAACTAAAACAATGCACGCTTCTTGCCCTCTATGAAAAGGACAGGAGGCTCAGGGGGGATAGGACATCTGACAGCACAGGCTATGAAACAGATATTGTATCCATAAGGGAATACGTTTACGGTGACCCCATGAAATATATAAACTGGAAGGCTACGGCCAAGACGGGAAAATTAAAGACAAAGGAATTATCCTCACTCCTTTATAGGCCTGTCATAATAGACTTTGATGAAGTAGCCATAAATGATACAGAGGAAAAGATATCGTGCATTGCCTATTCTGTTTCAAAACTTATAAAAAATAACACCCCTATAGGTCTAAAAATAAAAGATAGGCTTTATAATCCAGATATAACCCAATCCCATAAAATAAATATGCTTAGAGAACTGGCCATATATGAAGATAGATAA